ggacgaaagcgaaggcTATCGGAATCACACTAATTGTATTTGcatttcgtgacgtcacgtcatTTACGCGTCCGTAAGGTTTAGCCAGCCGCGCTTCTTGTTGTTATGGGAGCGGGAGCATCTAGTAGTTCTATAACTCAGACGATCCAGAAACCATCGCCCATCCCCGAAAACGCGAAAGCAAAGCCTTCCGACAGTGCCCCGCCAGAAAACAAAGATGACCACTCAAAAGAACAGCCCATAACGAAGATTTCGGTTCCCCCAGCGATCGTAGCGCCGTTAGCCAAACCCAAATCGTCCGTCACAGCAGCGCAATTCAGCCGCCTAAACGCTGGTCCATCTAGCAGCACGTACGACATTCCTAGCGCAGTGAGCAAAGtggaaaaggaggaggaggaggaggaggaggagctcgACTCGAAAGCAAcggagaaagacgaagaaaagatcGCCTATAGGGAAGTGAAAGAGAGCGACGTGTTCGAACTGTACACGTCGGACGAGGGAGAACAATACGTAGTCTATTTCAAGGAGAACGGTAGAAGATACTACATCGATTGGGACAAAGAGGTAAAAGGAGGGCCCAGAAACATagttgtctaatttttttgtgcGTGTAGGAGTGGGTCCGTTTTCCTGATTCGTGGCTCAGAAAGGGGCGATTTGAATATTATGAAAATCCTGCTGCAAGTCTTATGAGATTGCTAACTATTTATCAATTATTTTTGGATTTCCCTGGGGCTAGGCTATTGGCTTGACTAGTACTGTTCCCGGTACGGCTATACCCTCATCTCGAGGCAAGTCCGTCGAATCTGAAGCAGAAAGCGCTCCTGTTGCTACGGAAACGGACGACGGGCGTTCGGGAGTGTTTCTGCATCCAACCAAAGGAAAATTATTCACATACGTTTTCGAGGTAAATCTCTATATACgtataataaattattaagTAAATTCTATGTTGCAGAAACGTCGAAATGTGGCGTACGTTTTCGAcaacgaaagcggcggcTGGCTCAAAATGCCAATCAGCTgggagaaaaacgtctcctACGTCAAAACAATGATTCAGCACATTCAGGTACACGAATAAGAAACATTTTCCCTAATCCACAGAGACCGGGGAAATGTTTCTATAGGAGGCAGTACCGCAGTGGAAAGACGTACGTAGCATCGTAGCCGCTTTACGCGCCAGTAACTATCGCACGGACGATTGTATCGCAAACTACGTCGCCCTTCAAGACGACGGTCAGTAGGAGAACCCAAAAGAACACACTATATTGCTTCTAAAGGGGCTCTTGATGATTGGCCGGAAGATGATAGTTCTTTGAGAAGTCGAGTCAAGCAACTTGGCTCAGATTTAGAGAAAAAGGTTAGATGGTCTGTGAGAGTTTAggggaatttttttctgataaGGCATATCATATAGACGTCGCAAGTGGCGTCTCTTACGGACGCCAATAAAAAACTGAAGCAGAGAGTAAATCAAATGGAAGATACggtataaaaaataattagacCATGACgccattattattattattattattattatttatccCAGGTTGAAGACTTGAAAGATCGTCTCGCAGAAATGAAGAgagagcgagacgacgcgctTCAACGAGCCGCAGTACGCCAGTCGAGCATTCTTAAAAAAACGCAACCtcgtttatttttattttatagcAACAGGCGGCCGCTATAGAGAAAACGCAGCGCGAGGCGGAGACGAAACGTCAGACAACGCATCGCGTCGATCCGGCGCGCGTCATCATCGTCTGCACGGCGGTTCGATCGGTGAAAACGAGCCTGCTCTCGCTGAGACAAAACGCCGCGAAGAATTTCGACGCTATTGGAAGTCTTGTTAAAACGGTGAAGGAATCCTGAGAGATTCGATCaataaattcaattattttttaggcggTCAAAAAGGCGAAATTTGTCGGGGGAATGGCGAAGAGAGTGCAAGCCGAAGTAGAAGAGCTGAGACACTTATACAGAAAAGAATGCGTCCAGAGAAAACTTCTATACAATCAGGTATTATACCTATATATAGACAGAGGTATACTTATAGAGAACGCGTGGTCTTTTTTGCGTGTTTTAGCTGCAGGAACTTCGCGGAAATATTCGCGTCTTCTGTCGCTGTCGTCCCGACGATCGCGCCGAAGGGGTGCTGGAGTTTCCGCGCGAgggcgaaatcgtcgcctaTACTCCGCAAGgagcgaagaaaacgttcgaaTTCGACCGAGTCTATGATCCCAACACGAGACAAGAGGAGGTAAACATTAATAGAACGActttttattgttttctcTATCGCGGCTTTGTTTTTTAAAAAGATTTTCGAAGACACGAAGCCGACTATAACGTCGTGCGTGGACGGCTACAGTGTCTGCATAATCGCGTACGGTCAGACGGGATCGGGGAAGACGTACACGATGATGGGACCGCCGGAAAATCCCGGCGTTAACATCAGGTCAAaatcattttaattaaaaggtcAACTTTTTGAATTAGATTTTTCATGTCAGATCGATCGATGAGCTACTGCGTGTCACGGAGGAACGAAAACAAATTAAGTATAGTTTTATGGTAAGTTGGACGACTTTCTTACTGGCGAATTTTAAAATTAGAGGGCTAGGTTTCCATACTAGAGGTGTACAATGAAACGATTCTTGATTTGCTGGATTCTGGCTCCGGCGCAACGAAACTACACGTTCAGGCTTCGGGACAAGGCGTTTCCGTTCCGGTACAaaacttgaagaagaagaagaaaaaacgcgagtcaatatttaatttctCCCAGGGTCTAACTGAGATCGAGGTAAAGACTCTCGCCGACGTGAGAAAGGTCATGGAAAAGGGAGAGAGAAATCGGTCTACAGCTCAAACGGCAATGAACTCGACAAGGtaaaaaggcgatttttttaattaacgcgAATTCATCACTGGAAACGTAGCTCGCGTTCTCATCTAATCCTATCCGTCTCCCTAACGGGAGTGGACGCCGTCTCGAAAGCCGTCACTCGCGGCAAACTGATGCTCGTTGATCTGGCGGGATCAGAGAGAATATCGCGCAGCGAGGCAAAAGGCCAGCGTCTAGTTGAAGCAGCTGCCATCAACAAATCCCTCACCTCCCTTGGCCAGGTATATAGAGGATTATCTACGTTAGATTTAAGGCACGCAATAATCGTAGGTATTTACCGCTTTACGTACCAACGCTCTGCACATTCCCTACCGAAATTCCAAATTGACTCATTTGCTGCAGCCAGCACTTGGCGGCGATTCCAAGGTGCAGCTGCTTAGTCGATTAGGTTTCCCCGACTAATATTTTAGCATAGGCGTGCATGTTTGTCAACGTGAGTCCTACGCAAGTGAATATTGCCGAGACGCTCTGCACTATACAATTCGGTCAGAGTGCTCGTCAAGTTGAACTCGGTCCAGCGCAACGTCACGTCACCAAGGCGGCAGCgggaaataaataatcgagTTTTGTATAACcgtgttctttttttttctactcccccccccccccccctccctgtttgaatttttttatcCGTTTTACATTCTCGTTTCAGAGTTGCCGGCGTTTTGCTTGGGATTGGCCTCGTTTAGATCGATGTACTCGGCTCCTTCCACCTCCTGAATGTCATTCAACGGCGTGATCGCTTTCTCTATCTGCACGTACAGGACGTCGTCTTGCGCCGGCGGAGTCTTGACTGTCGTCGGTAAAGATTTGGGTCGTATCTTCGATTTTGCCCACAGATTCGGTGTCGTGTATCGCGATTCCAATGCATGCGGCCTTTCCGGTGGCAAAGGCGGCTTGGAATCATCGCCACCAGGTTGTGTATCTAGACTAATCGTagtcgctttctttctcgcgcaaCAGGAGACGACGATTACAATCGCGGAGAGGACAACAGCGGAGCCTATTGCAATCACGACATAGGCCCATGTAGGAAGATGTCTCGTAAGAGAAGAGCAGTCGCCAGTCAGTGGGTCGCAGTCACTACAGGTACAGTTAGCACACGATCCGAGACCATCGTAGTACATCCCAGGCCCGCATCCTTAAGAGagttattatttatttattatgatTGGTCACTAGGATTTACCTGGAAAGCAACTGCATTTGCTACAGCCGCTTTTTCTGTCGACGTCCAAACCGTACTCACATGCTAGTTCGCATTCTTTTGTATGAGAACAGTTTAGTGCAACTAGTAAGAAGAAACGTCACTATTACATTCGTTTGACTCGGGggtctaattaattaattgcaacCTCTATTGCAGGTGGGTTTTGTTCCGCTCCATTTTCCATCTACACAAAGCCTTTTTCTATTGCCTCTTAGTTGGAAATTGACATAGCAGCCATAGTTGACAGTGTTGCCGTGGCGGTTCATCCAGCCATTTTCCGGGGACTCGACAGGCTCGCAAAACGAGCAGCTGTCGAGTAGGCATGGCCTGACTTCGAGCTCTGAGCATGGAAACGGAGTGTCAGCAGCACCTTCATCCAAACACGTTCTCCTCCAATGCATCTTTCCTGGTCCACACGTAGCGGAACATTTCGACGCAGGAGCCCATTGCGACCACAATTCTGGAGGCTCCGAAGCGGATCCTGAGAAGGGATCTTCTGTTGAACCGGTTAGTTGAAAACCTAAGGTACGAATTAGTGGATACAATGTTAGTTGATTTACCCCCCGTCTTCTTCTATCATAAACCCTACCACGAAAGATTGCGAATAAGAGAAAGGGAGTGGACATGAACATTATGAGCGACTGTTCGACTCTCTCAAAGTGTAAATTAAATAATGCTCTGTTGCTAGGAACTCCATAGTAACCATATAATAGCCTGGAGCTACAACGCGCCACAAGCAACAGGAAAATCAAAATAGGTGTCAGGAAACAATTCGTCTCGCGCGTAATAAAAGTGCCACCATTCAAGTTCATATTGATCGAAGCCGTGCCGTCTCATAATCGAAGCTAAGAACTGACGCCGGTGCGCAAGAGTCGTGCCAATCAACGCATTGTTGGCATGAGAGAGCGAATGAAAACAATCAAAATTCGTACCCATGTCTAGGGTGCCATCGTGAGAACGAAAGGGGCGAGGAAAGTAGCAAGGGTACTGCGGTTGTTCCGGCCAGTACGGCACGTTCTTCTCGCCCTTTTCCAATGGAACGATTGTCATGTCGACGGCCGATCCTCTGCTATGGTTTGATTTTTGACCAACGAAGCCCCTCGGAATAATATCTTCTTTGTTCAGCGTCGAATAGTACTCTTGCTTCATTTTCGTGTCCGTTAGATTTTCTGCCCATCGTATGAAGTCGTTGACGGCTTGCTGAGGTCGATAGCAATCGTAGACCTTGATGGCATATGGTGGGCTTCCCGAGAGAAAATCTTCATGTGCTTTGACAAGCGAATGAGCTGCCTTGCGTGTGAGAATGCAACGGGGTTCATGATATCCGTCAATCGGCCGGCCGACAAAGTTACGAGGACCGCTGTAGCGAATGTCGATTATAATAGACGATTTTAGGTCTGAAAGGCTGACAAATCCCTCTGGCAAACCTGAGCAATTTTCTGCTGTCGCCAGTAAACGAAAAACCGCACAAAGGATAACGGCTACGACGATCATATGTCTATCCGGGGAATTGAAACTTTGACTTCACCGctcctctcctctcctctcccctcctctttccttctctcttctcttctccctATCTAAAGTATGAATGAGACAGCCGTTCAGTTTGGGGGGTTGGGCAAGGCTTCTGTACGAAGTGCTCAcgtgtatatatatgtacaTATATTATGACCTATATCTCTtattaaatttaaaaaagaagaccGCACAAAACAAAACGCATGCTAAGTCTCTAAATTATTCTCTTATCACAAGCTACTCTGGTATATATGGATTATTTAACGAGAATGGTTTAATTTCTCCTCTCTCAACTTCTTTGATCAGGCGGTCAATGCTGCTCATCATCTTCTGATGAAGATCTCTTACGTTTTTATCTTTACAAAAGAAATGCATGGAATCAAATGCGCCTTGAATTaagtttctttctctgttgAGTAGATCAATCATGAtatgtttcttttctttgttatGCTGTAGAATTCTCAATTCCCTCAACATTTTATCGAATTGAGCTGCTATCATGGTGGCCACTGAtctctttgattctatttcAAATGAATCTAGTAGTGAAGCTTGCTCCTCCATTGATTGctgatgaatttttttggcgGTTTCTGCGCAATGAGGATTGTGTTTACTTAGCAAAGACCAAGAGTATCCTCGTCTCTGGTCTGACTTGCACGAATGTTGACGAAAAATGCTAAGCTCAATCATGTCCATTTTacattctttttttatcttGTCTCTGATTCTGAAAGCTTGGGTATGGTAGTCAAGTTTTTGCAGCACTTCCTCTCTGCCCAGCGACACCTTTTTCAACTCAAATTCTTTGCTGATTAGTTGGCCTTGGGCATCAAGAAGGAGAGCTTGTTGCAAAAGAGACATGAACAATTCATTGCCACTTCTTTTCAGTTTGGCAATTCTTTTTTGACACTGTTTCTTTAGCTCTTCTACCTCCCAAAGATCTCTGCACGAGTTGGCTTTTTCATACAGTTGCGTAGCTACGTCAAGATATTTCGTCACTTTTTGTGCTTCCTTTTCTGATCCGGTACGTCTGTAGCATGCCTCAGCAAGAACAGATAGTACTAaagtcttctcttctttagacAGGAATGATGAAAGAGCGTTTAGTTCCCTAAAGATGCAATCACGATCCAGATATAAAGAGTCAGCTCGTGAAATATTATGAGAGGCAGAGACAGGCACCAATTGGTTCAAAGCCTGAGTACCAAGTTTGACGTTACCAGCCAAGAAGCATTTTACTGCTAATGTAACTGGATTACTGCAACGTCTAGTACTCATAACGGAAACAGGTGATAAAGTTCTCGGTAGAGTTCTCGGTAGAGTTCTTACATCACGTGGAATTACATCTGTAGACATGTTTGGTATGTAGATTTTTCTAAGCCTTTGATGGGGTCTTGAAAAAGTGCCTTCTAAAGGCACTAGCGCCACGTTCTCCGGCAGTCGACTGTAGGGGTTGCTATCCTCACGCTCACCAAGAGAACGCCTTATTTCTAACTCTGGAAATAGGTTCTCTGGCAGTCGACTGTAGGAGTTGCTATCCTCGAGTTTACCAAGAAAACGTCTTATTTCTAAGTCCGGAGATGGGTTCTCTGGATTGTAGGAATTGCTATCCTTGAATTCAAGAGAATGTAACTTCAGAGATCCGGATTCTAGATCTGTTCAAAGCCGCAATATGAAAAAAGGAGAATTGATTACGTAACCGTGACGTCTTACCGTGGCAGCTAACAAGTCGTCGCCTCAGTGAGAATTTACGAAACACCAGTCGAACGAAGACATAGCATACTATCAGTGAACAGATGACGATGAGCCCAAGTGTACTAATATCCGAAGCGGTAACTGCGAAAGTCCACAAATTAGATGCATTCACCGGCGAATTATGCCTACCTTCAAACTTTAGATGAAAGTCGAAATGCGGTAGAGAAGCGGAGCCTCGGAAGCTGTTCTCCATGCCGTGCTGGTAGACAAGTGCCGTCTCAAGCAAACTTTCCCACGGTTGTTGCCAAGTGAAGTGAGGGGGAGGAGCATACAGAGCCTTATATATACAGTTGGACGCTGGCCAGAGTAAGGTGATTACTCTGGGGTACTCTGGGGTGGGCGTGGGGTGGGCGTCGATTATCGGAGTAAATAGTCACGTGCCTCATGGACGAAGATGCTCTTCTACGCCGCTGGAGTGATTTGTCTCTGCTTGTACTTGCTGTACAGGAACTTCGGCAAGCATGTTAACGAACCACCATGGTTTCCCTACTGGACACCGTGGCTTGGCTGTGCAATAAAATTCGGAGAGGCTCCTTTGCACTTCATCCACCTTGCGCGCAATAATGCAAGCAGATTCGAAGCAGTGGCACATTATATAATTGTCTGCGTGCAGTTAGGTCCTACGTTCTCTGTCCTCGTCGCTGGAAAAAGAATGACCTTTGTCACTGACCCCGATGACTATGGAATCTATTTCCAATCACCGCAGGCCGACTTTCAGCAGGCAGTTCAACCATTTACGGAAAGAGCAGGTAGAAGAGAATATTAATCAAACAAATTTGGCATtgcaaattcaattttttctagcTGGAGTTAGCGCTTCTTCCTTTGCTCTTTATCACAAGCTAATTCATGACACAGTCAAAGGAAAACTATCAGGAATGCACTTGATTCGAATTCGCGAGACTCTTGCTCAGAGTTTTCGTCAAAGTAAGAAATAGGTTTGTTTTCGTTTAGACTTGATTTCTTCGCGCATTTGCAGAATTTTTGGAATTGGGTCAAGGAGGAGAACTAGATTTGATGAAGTCTATTAGAAACGTTATGTTTGTTTCAACGGTGCAGCTCTTATTTGGCGAAGGAACTCTTCCAGAAAACGAGGTTTCCTATCAGCTCATTATTATTCAGTGGCACCATGAATACCTGTATCAATGCAGCTAGAcatagaaaaatttcaaaatacGTTTGTTAAATTTGATGAAGATTTTGAGTACGGCACAGAACTACCTTATCTTTTTGTCTGGTAAATATCTCCATACAgcattttttaaatttaaaGCGGTTCTTTAGGCAGTGGGCAAAATGCAAGAGGATTCTTATCAATAAGTTCACTTCAGTAGTCGATCAATTATTTTGTAAAGGTCTCTCTGAGTCTTCTCCAGACAAGGAAAGTCAAGGAGATTAGTAAAATCGTTTAGTTTTGATCTTTTTTATATAGACCGTCCTAGAAACTTTAGTCAATGTTGTGGACAGAGAAAACGCTCCAAATTACGCTCTCCTTCTTTTGTGGGCATCACAAGCGAACGCTATTCCAGTACTACGAAAAATTACCTGCTAGAATTCCTTGTTTCTTCAATTGATTCTAGGCTGTCTTTTGGACTGTTGCCTTTATAttgcaaaacgacgaaattcatCAGACGGTTGTTCAGGAGGCTCTCGACGTTCTTGATGATGACTCCGGCTTTTCGTCGGGCACACTGAGTGaagaatcaattaaaaaactAACATTTATTCGAAAGTGCACACACTCATTAGATGCTTCCTCAATTAATTGACTAAGGAATCTTCCTAGATGCGTGCTTGAGGCAGTGAGGCTCAGATCGCCAGGTACCGTTGTTCGAAAGGCTCTTGGTCCTTTGAAACTTAAGGTGAGTACTGAAGCATTGTACAGAGTGCTCAGTGTAGGCACTTTACCTCTGGGATAGAATTATACTATACCGTCTGGTCACTTTATTATGCTTTCGCCGTATTGGAGTCACCGGAATCCGCTCTTCTTTCCCGACCCAGAGGCTTTTAATCCGGTAAGTAAATTCTTGGGAAGTTTAATTTGCGCGAAACTGTTTTTTGCTGAAGAGTCGATGGGACAAGGTGGAGCTCGagaaaaatttatttctcGAAGGTTTTGTTGGGTTTGGAGGAGGACGATTCCAGTGCCCGGGCCGGTAAGATCTGGAGACTGAGCAATGATTCGCATCTACTGTAATCACTAGATGGTTCGCAGTAATGGAAATGCAAATGGTAGTTGCCATATTTTTCCGTCTCTTTCATCTTGAACTCATTGATCCTGTACCCCAGCCGGTAAATCTACTACGTAGATTAATGTAGTCCTGCAGCTCAATTAATATTCTGTATTTTTGAAGAGTCCTCTTCATTTGGTTGGCACTCAGCAGCCAATGAAACCATGCTCTATTCGCTTTCACCTCCGTACGTAACTGTCTTTCAAATATCTCACATGGAGACTGTCTGCGGCACTTTCAAAGtgtaaatttttaaaatgcgTGCTTTGATGATCCCCTGACGAGTAATGATAGACGGTCACGTGACCGGAACTCAATCATTATGATGTTGTACGCCGCTGTAGTGATTTGTCTCTGCTTCTACTTGCTGTACAGGAACTTCGGCAAGCATCCCAACGAACCACCATGGTATCCCTACTGGACACCGTGGCTTGGCTGCGCAATAAAATTCGGAGAGGCTCCTTTGCACTTCATTGACCTTGCGCGCAAAAAGGCAAGCAGATTTGAAGCTTTGACACATTGTCTGCGTTCAGTTAGGCGCTACGTTCTCTGTCCTCGTCGCTGGAAAACGAATGACCTTTGTCACTGACCCCGATGACTATGGAATCTATTTCCAATCACCGCAGTCTGACTTTCAGCAGGCAATTCAGCCATTTTTGGAAAAAGCAGGTAGAAGCGAACAGTACTAACAAAAGTCCTGGCATTGCAAATTCAATGACTAGCTGGGATTAGCGCCTCTTCCTATGCACGTCATCACAAACAGATTCATGACGCAGTCAAAGGAAGACTATCAAGAATTCAGTTGAGTCGATTTTGTGAGACTCTTGCTCAGAGTTTTCGTCAAAGTAAGAAATATGTTGTTTTAGTTAGACTTGATTTCTTCACGCATTTGCAGAATTTTTGGAACTGGGTCAAGGAGGAGAAGCAGATCTAATGAAAACTATTAGAAACGTTCTGTTTGTTTCAACGGTGCCGCTTTTATTTGGCAAAGAAACTCTTCCAGAAGACGAGGTTCCCTATCAGCTCATCATTATTCACCAGCAATGATATTGTATCAATGCAGCTAGACGCAGAAAAGTTTCAAGACGCGTTCGTTAAATTTGATGAAGATTTTGAGTATGGTGCAGAACTACCTTCTATATTTGTCAGGTAAATTTTAACGTACAACATTTAGTTTTTAATTGACGGTGGTATTTTAGGCAGTTGGTAAAATGCAAGAAGATTCTCATTGATAAGTTCACTTCAGTAGTCAATCAATTATATCGTAAAGGTCTCTCTcagtcttcctcttcttcagaCAAGGTAAGTCAAGGAGATCGCTCTCATTTTAGCAAGTGTCAATCTTGTGATATAGACCGTTCTGGAGTCTTTTGTCAGTGCTGTGGACAGAGAAAACGCTCCTAGATACGCTCTCCTTCTTTTGTGGGCATCACAAGTGAATGCTATTCCAGTACTACGAAAAATTAGTTGCTAGCCAATGCTAGGAtcccttctttcttcaattgATTCTAGGCTACCTTTTGGACTGTTGCCTTTATAttgcaaaacgacgaaattcatCAGAAGGTTGTTCAGGAGGCTCTCGACGTTCTTGATGACGACTCTGGCTTTTCGTCGGGCACACTGAGTGAAGAAGCAATTAAAAAACTAACATTCACTCGAAAGTGCACACACTCGTTAGATAGTTCCTCAACTAATCAACTAAGGAATCTTCCTAGATGCGTGCTTGAGGCAATAAGGCTCAGATCGCCGGGTGCCGTTTTTCGAAAGGCTGTCGGACCTTTGAAACTCAAGGTGAGTACTGAAAAACCTTGCACAGAGTGCTGTAGCCATTTTTTCTGCCACAGAATTATACTATACCGTCTGGTCACTTTATTATGCTTTCACCGTATTGGAGTCACCGGAATCCGCTCTTCTTTCCCGACCCAGAGACTTTTAATCCGGTAAGTAAATTCTTGGGAGGTTTGATTTGCGTGAAACCTGTTTCTTGCTGAAGAGTCGGTGGGACAAGGCAGAGCTTGagaaaaatttatttctcGAAGGTTTTGTTGCGTTTGGAAGAGGACGATTCCAGTGCCCGGGCAGGTAAGATCTGGATACTAAGCAATGATTCGCGTCTACTGTAGTACCACTAGATGGTTCGCAGTAATGGAAATTCAAATTGCAGTTGCCatattttttcgtctctttcatCTTGAACTACTTGATCCTGTACCCCAGCCGGTAAATCCACTACGTAGATTAATGTATTACTGCAGCTCAATTATGTTCTGTATTTCTGAAGAGTCCTCTTCATTTGACTGGCACTCAGCAGCCAATGAAACCATGCTCTATTCGCTTTCATGTTCGCACGTAACTGTCTTTCACATTTCTGATGACGCTGCTTTCTTTGCACGTGCAACTCATATTGTCTCACATTTCAATCTCGTGCCCCCCGTATGTTAGCTCTAAATACGTTCATGGATCGTCTTTTGCGTTCGATAGACGGTCGAGCGATTCATATTCTCGTTGTAGGAGACGGGAACCTATCGTTTTCGGCGTCTCTTGCTCGCCAAATAGCGGCTGACCGTCGAACGGACGTCATTCTTACGTGCACGACCTTGGAGCCGCGTGGGATCGTCGAAACTCGCTACTCGGCGTCGACAGAGAACATCGAGACGCTGGAATCATACACATTCGCTCGACCGTtcttcgaaatcgacgcaaCCCGATTATCCTCCAAAGTCACGACCCCGCCCCCGAACCgaatcattttcaattttcctCACTACGGCGGAAAGAGCAGCgtgacgaaaaatcgccgccTACTCGAATCATTCTTCACAAGCGCATCGCAGCACATCAGCACCCCCAATGGAGAAATATGGGTAACCCTGTGCAACGGACAGGGTGGAACACCTGCAGATAAAAACCAAAGAGAATGGCACAATAGTTGGCAAATTGTGGACGTAGCCGCTAAGGCTGGTCTGATACTGAACCGAGTAGGGGAATTTGTTGCTGACGATTATCCCGGGTACGTCAGCAAAGGATACAGAAGTGGGAATAATGGTTTTATCACCAGAGCCGCCGTGACTCACGTATTTACAAAAGCTCATCAGACGGTGGACGAATACTTGGAGAAGGATCATTCGATTCGGATCGGTGATTGGTGCGACGAGACTATCGACACTCTAGCGTTCTGTCTCGACAGCACATTTGTGAGAACGAGATTCGTGTCCCATTGGGATCCAAATGAAATTCATCCTCGACATCCTCTTCGACACGTGCGCGATCTAGTGTTACGTTGCGCGGAAAGGGTTGCTCAGAGTCGCGGGGTTTTGACGTCGTGGATGGGCGTGAGTGTCGACAGGGATTGCTTGTTCGGTGAAAACGTCGATAATTTGCCTCGAATTCATCAACTCCAATTCGTTCTCTCAAAACCCCTTATAATCAACGAAGATAAGAATATGCTGGAAGATATCTTAGTTAGGGAAGTCGGACTGAAGGGAGTCTCTGAGTGGGAAAAGGACGTGGAAATAATTGTTCTGAGGCAGAATTCAGTACCAGTTGCATCCGTGTCAATATCATATTGTGAAGTAGTCAAATTTTCTGTTTATCTTGAGGCTGTGGCTGTGCAGCTCTACGGGATATCCGATGCTCGTATTTTGCTATCAAAAAGTCCTC
The Oscarella lobularis chromosome 3, ooOscLobu1.1, whole genome shotgun sequence DNA segment above includes these coding regions:
- the LOC136184903 gene encoding 24-hydroxycholesterol 7-alpha-hydroxylase-like isoform X2 — protein: MMLYAAVVICLCFYLLYRNFGKHPNEPPWYPYWTPWLGCAIKFGEAPLHFIDLARKKLGATFSVLVAGKRMTFVTDPDDYGIYFQSPQSDFQQAIQPFLEKAAGISASSYARHHKQIHDAVKGRLSRIQLSRFCETLAQSFRQKFLELGQGGEADLMKTIRNVLFVSTVPLLFGKETLPEDELDAEKFQDAFVKFDEDFEYGAELPSIFVRQLVKCKKILIDKFTSVVNQLYRKGLSQSSSSSDKTVLESFVSAVDRENAPRYALLLLWASQVNAIPATFWTVAFILQNDEIHQKVVQEALDVLDDDSGFSSGTLSEEAIKKLTFTRKCVLEAIRLRSPGAVFRKAVGPLKLKNYTIPSGHFIMLSPYWSHRNPLFFPDPETFNPSRWDKAELEKNLFLEGFVAFGRGRFQCPGRWFAVMEIQIAVAIFFRLFHLELLDPVPQPSPLHLTGTQQPMKPCSIRFHVRT
- the LOC136184903 gene encoding 24-hydroxycholesterol 7-alpha-hydroxylase-like isoform X1 — translated: MMLYAAVVICLCFYLLYRNFGKHPNEPPWYPYWTPWLGCAIKFGEAPLHFIDLARKKLGATFSVLVAGKRMTFVTDPDDYGIYFQSPQSDFQQAIQPFLEKAAGISASSYARHHKQIHDAVKGRLSRIQLSRFCETLAQSFRQKFLELGQGGEADLMKTIRNVLFVSTVPLLFGKETLPEDELDAEKFQDAFVKFDEDFEYGAELPSIFVRQLVKCKKILIDKFTSVVNQLYRKGLSQSSSSSDKTVLESFVSAVDRENAPRYALLLLWASQVNAIPATFWTVAFILQNDEIHQKVVQEALDVLDDDSGFSSGTLSEEAIKKLTFTRKCTHSLDSSSTNQLRNLPRCVLEAIRLRSPGAVFRKAVGPLKLKNYTIPSGHFIMLSPYWSHRNPLFFPDPETFNPSRWDKAELEKNLFLEGFVAFGRGRFQCPGRWFAVMEIQIAVAIFFRLFHLELLDPVPQPSPLHLTGTQQPMKPCSIRFHVRT
- the LOC136184900 gene encoding ferredoxin-fold anticodon-binding domain-containing protein 1 homolog; the encoded protein is MLALNTFMDRLLRSIDGRAIHILVVGDGNLSFSASLARQIAADRRTDVILTCTTLEPRGIVETRYSASTENIETLESYTFARPFFEIDATRLSSKVTTPPPNRIIFNFPHYGGKSSVTKNRRLLESFFTSASQHISTPNGEIWVTLCNGQGGTPADKNQREWHNSWQIVDVAAKAGLILNRVGEFVADDYPGYVSKGYRSGNNGFITRAAVTHVFTKAHQTVDEYLEKDHSIRIGDWCDETIDTLAFCLDSTFVRTRFVSHWDPNEIHPRHPLRHVRDLVLRCAERVAQSRGVLTSWMGVSVDRDCLFGENVDNLPRIHQLQFVLSKPLIINEDKNMLEDILVREVGLKGVSEWEKDVEIIVLRQNSVPVASVSISYCEVVKFSVYLEAVAVQLYGISDARILLSKSPRLLVLPDQLALTAISLFPCLHRHDISFWTDKPIGELELCAALRSVGGSVIRSVTLYNAFIKSGRLSLCYIIIYQSLDLAVSAEKAREINFMLRRTISSKFNVELR